The Paracholeplasma morum genome contains a region encoding:
- a CDS encoding tRNA 2-thiocytidine biosynthesis TtcA family protein, whose amino-acid sequence MEIREVCERIVVTEPLQTLDHIERSIIKTYRKDIWAKFIKAVKDYKLIEENDKVAVGISGGKDSLLLAKLVQELHKHSIVKFDVVYLAMDPGFNEVNLELLKTNCKYLDIPVVIKKSNVFAVAGKIASDNPCYMCARMRRGFLYNAAQELGCNKLALGHHFDDVIETTMLNVLYGGQFKTMVPKITADNFENIELIRPMFYIKEADIIRFTTSNGIQSMNCGCTVVASRTSSKRREIKNLIADLRKVHPEVDQSIFKASENVNINAVLGCQYEDRKYDFNDIYEERNKKK is encoded by the coding sequence ATGGAAATCAGAGAGGTATGTGAAAGAATTGTTGTCACAGAACCGCTTCAGACTTTAGACCATATTGAAAGAAGTATTATTAAGACATACCGTAAAGATATTTGGGCAAAGTTTATCAAAGCTGTCAAAGATTACAAACTCATTGAAGAGAATGATAAAGTAGCAGTCGGTATTAGTGGCGGAAAAGACTCACTATTACTAGCAAAACTAGTCCAAGAATTACATAAACACAGTATTGTTAAATTTGATGTGGTTTACTTAGCGATGGACCCAGGATTTAATGAAGTTAACTTAGAATTGCTAAAGACTAATTGTAAGTATTTAGACATCCCAGTGGTTATCAAAAAATCCAACGTCTTCGCTGTTGCAGGTAAAATCGCATCTGATAATCCTTGTTACATGTGTGCTAGAATGCGTAGAGGATTCTTGTACAACGCAGCTCAAGAACTGGGCTGTAATAAACTAGCTTTAGGTCATCATTTTGATGACGTTATTGAAACCACAATGTTAAACGTTTTATATGGTGGCCAGTTTAAAACAATGGTCCCAAAAATCACAGCTGACAACTTTGAAAACATTGAGCTAATCAGACCAATGTTTTACATCAAAGAAGCCGACATCATCAGATTTACCACCTCTAATGGTATACAATCTATGAACTGTGGTTGTACCGTAGTTGCAAGCAGAACTTCTTCCAAAAGAAGAGAGATCAAAAACCTAATTGCAGACTTGAGAAAGGTTCATCCGGAAGTGGATCAATCGATTTTTAAAGCATCTGAGAATGTAAACATCAATGCTGTACTAGGTTGTCAGTATGAGGATAGAAAGTATGACTTTAACGATATATATGAAGAAAGGAATAAAAAGAAATGA
- a CDS encoding MgtC/SapB family protein, producing MTPFDIELQVFQSGDFWMRIMLPLAISVFYSFLIGLERQNIGKSAGISAHILIAVSTTMLGIVQLFMYEHQGGNSAADNQRLIAQVLPGVGFIGAGVIMKGQKNIIGLTTAATIWATAMMGLVAGSGYILTSLIFGGFLVLFIYTRDLKRGINPFIPHVHHDFLDEEEANADDIRRHA from the coding sequence ATGACACCATTCGATATTGAATTACAAGTATTTCAAAGTGGAGATTTTTGGATGAGAATCATGTTGCCACTTGCAATTTCTGTATTTTATAGTTTTCTAATTGGATTAGAAAGACAAAACATCGGTAAATCAGCAGGGATTTCTGCACATATTCTAATTGCTGTTTCTACCACAATGCTGGGGATCGTCCAATTATTTATGTATGAACATCAAGGCGGAAATTCGGCTGCAGATAACCAAAGACTCATCGCACAAGTATTGCCGGGCGTTGGGTTCATCGGGGCTGGGGTAATTATGAAAGGCCAAAAAAACATTATTGGTTTAACTACTGCGGCAACCATTTGGGCAACCGCAATGATGGGATTAGTTGCTGGTAGTGGATACATCTTAACATCACTCATTTTTGGCGGATTCTTAGTGTTATTCATCTATACTAGAGATTTGAAACGTGGAATTAACCCGTTCATTCCCCATGTTCATCATGATTTCTTAGATGAAGAAGAAGCGAATGCAGATGACATTAGACGTCACGCATAA
- a CDS encoding DHH family phosphoesterase, with protein MINPIIIKKIKAYDRIIIHGHQRPDGDCYGAQFGLKDIIKNSFPEKEVYVVGETSDFVSFVGTPDSIEDALYEGALSIVVDTATEERISDKRYKLGKEVIKIDHHIPVNDYGDYRWVDTNYPSCAQMIAHFYLNYKKELKLGYEGALAMYTGILTDTGRFRFRGVSKQTHEIAGMLLTKGVDVEFVDGKLSVETLQMTRLKGYILSHFVTTEKGFIYVTLTRDVIESFGVTDEQAASMVSVIAGIEGYPVWAIILEYPNDEIRIRLRSRGPVISTLANEFGGGGHAKASGCKLNSWDELELFKKRVGDVLDAYNG; from the coding sequence ATGATTAACCCAATTATTATTAAAAAGATTAAAGCATACGACCGCATTATCATTCATGGTCACCAAAGACCAGATGGAGACTGCTATGGTGCTCAGTTTGGTCTAAAAGACATTATCAAAAACTCATTTCCAGAAAAGGAAGTTTACGTAGTTGGTGAAACTTCTGATTTCGTAAGTTTTGTAGGAACACCTGATAGTATTGAAGACGCACTTTATGAAGGCGCATTATCGATTGTTGTGGATACTGCAACCGAAGAAAGAATCTCTGATAAACGATATAAACTAGGAAAAGAAGTCATTAAAATTGACCACCATATTCCAGTTAATGATTACGGCGATTACCGTTGGGTAGACACAAACTATCCTTCCTGTGCACAAATGATTGCACACTTTTATTTAAACTATAAAAAAGAATTAAAACTTGGTTATGAAGGTGCACTTGCGATGTATACAGGTATACTTACAGATACTGGAAGATTCCGTTTTAGAGGCGTTTCCAAACAAACACATGAGATTGCAGGTATGTTATTAACTAAGGGTGTTGACGTAGAGTTTGTTGATGGAAAACTATCCGTTGAGACTTTACAAATGACTCGCTTAAAAGGCTATATCTTATCTCATTTTGTTACAACAGAAAAAGGGTTTATCTATGTGACATTAACCAGAGACGTTATTGAATCATTTGGGGTTACAGATGAACAAGCGGCTTCAATGGTTTCTGTGATTGCAGGAATTGAAGGTTATCCAGTATGGGCAATTATTCTAGAGTACCCTAACGATGAAATTCGTATTAGATTACGCTCAAGAGGACCAGTGATTTCTACACTAGCTAATGAATTTGGCGGTGGTGGTCATGCGAAAGCATCCGGTTGTAAATTAAACAGTTGGGATGAATTGGAATTGTTCAAAAAACGCGTTGGCGATGTATTAGACGCTTATAACGGGTAA
- the ppdK gene encoding pyruvate, phosphate dikinase, with the protein MTKYVYLFKEGQASMKNLLGGKGANLAEMSSLGLPVPQGFTVTTEACNKYYHDGKVITQDVVDQIFEALAATEKEFGKKFGDSQNPFLVSVRSGARASMPGMMDTILNLGLTDQAVEGLAKLTDNPRFAYDSYRRFIQMFADVVMEIDKANFEHLLEAMKEAKGVHLDTDLDANDLKELVRQFKVKYEELKGEPFPQDPKVQLIDAITAVFRSWDNPRANTYRMLNHIPYEWGTAVNVQGMVFGNMGQDSGTGVAFSRNPATGEDVLYGEYLFNAQGEDVVAGIRTPKPISELKLDNEALYNEFHDISKKLEKHYRDMQDMEFTIEKGKLYMLQTRNGKRTAQAAVKLAIDLVNEGLLTKEEAILKVEPAQLDSLLHPTFDPKALKAAKPVTQGLAASPGAAYGRVVFTAERASELVKQDKLPVVLVRQETSPEDIEGMVVSAGILTARGGMTSHAAVVARGMGTCCVAGAGEVKVNEAGKFFTVNGHKFNEGDYISIDGSTGYVYGEKIATVEATVSGDFATLMQWADEIRVLKVRTNADTPRDAHQAREFGAEGIGLCRTEHMFFEASRIKAIREMIVAKNLVERQAALAKLLPMQREDFVKLYKEMEGYAVTVRYLDPPLHEFVPHTDEEIQELAKEMKLSFEDLKRTIEDLHETNPMLGHRGVRLSVTYPEIAEMQTRAVIEAAIQVTKEGLTVVPEIMIPLVGEVREFNFVKKIVVQTADKLIKESGLDIKYLVGTMIEIPRAAILADEIAKEAEFFSFGTNDLTQMTFGFSRDDAGKFLPDYYKTKIYESDPFAHIDQKGVGKLMKMGVDLGNQTRPNIKTGICGEHGGDPQSVEFCHAIGLDYVSCSPFRVPIARLAAAHAQIKNPRKK; encoded by the coding sequence ATGACTAAGTACGTATATTTGTTCAAAGAAGGACAAGCAAGCATGAAAAACCTACTTGGTGGTAAAGGTGCAAACCTTGCAGAAATGTCAAGCTTAGGCTTACCAGTTCCTCAAGGATTCACTGTTACAACAGAAGCTTGTAACAAATACTACCATGACGGTAAAGTAATCACACAAGATGTTGTCGATCAAATTTTCGAAGCTTTAGCAGCTACTGAAAAAGAATTCGGTAAAAAATTCGGCGACAGCCAAAACCCATTCCTAGTATCTGTACGTTCAGGCGCTAGAGCCTCAATGCCAGGTATGATGGACACGATCCTAAACCTAGGTTTAACGGATCAAGCCGTAGAAGGCTTAGCAAAACTAACTGATAACCCACGTTTTGCTTATGACTCCTATAGAAGATTTATCCAAATGTTCGCCGATGTTGTAATGGAAATCGACAAAGCAAATTTCGAACATCTTCTAGAGGCAATGAAAGAAGCTAAAGGGGTTCATTTAGACACAGATCTAGATGCTAACGACCTTAAAGAATTGGTTAGACAATTCAAAGTCAAATATGAAGAATTAAAGGGCGAACCATTCCCACAAGATCCAAAAGTACAATTAATTGATGCTATTACAGCTGTATTCAGATCATGGGACAACCCAAGAGCGAATACATACCGTATGTTAAACCACATTCCTTATGAATGGGGAACAGCTGTAAACGTTCAAGGAATGGTATTTGGTAACATGGGTCAAGATTCAGGAACAGGGGTTGCTTTCTCAAGAAACCCAGCTACTGGTGAAGACGTGTTATATGGAGAATACCTATTTAATGCACAAGGTGAAGACGTTGTAGCTGGTATTCGTACACCAAAACCAATTTCCGAATTAAAGTTAGACAATGAAGCACTTTATAACGAATTCCATGATATTTCTAAAAAACTAGAAAAACACTACAGAGACATGCAAGATATGGAATTTACCATTGAAAAAGGTAAATTATACATGTTACAAACTCGTAATGGTAAGAGAACTGCACAAGCTGCTGTTAAATTAGCAATTGACCTAGTTAATGAAGGTTTATTAACTAAGGAAGAAGCTATTCTAAAAGTAGAACCTGCACAATTAGACTCATTACTGCACCCAACATTCGATCCTAAAGCATTAAAAGCTGCAAAACCTGTAACTCAAGGTTTAGCTGCATCACCAGGTGCTGCTTATGGTAGAGTTGTTTTCACAGCTGAAAGAGCTTCTGAACTAGTTAAACAAGATAAACTTCCTGTTGTTCTAGTTAGACAAGAAACTTCTCCTGAAGACATCGAAGGTATGGTTGTTTCTGCTGGTATCTTAACTGCTCGTGGTGGTATGACATCACACGCTGCCGTTGTTGCACGCGGTATGGGTACATGCTGTGTTGCTGGTGCTGGTGAAGTTAAAGTTAATGAAGCAGGTAAATTCTTCACGGTTAATGGTCATAAGTTTAACGAAGGTGATTACATCTCAATCGATGGATCAACTGGTTATGTTTATGGTGAAAAGATTGCAACTGTTGAAGCAACTGTTTCTGGTGACTTCGCTACATTAATGCAATGGGCTGACGAAATCAGAGTATTAAAAGTTAGAACTAATGCTGACACACCAAGAGATGCTCACCAAGCAAGAGAATTCGGTGCTGAAGGTATCGGTCTATGCCGTACTGAACATATGTTCTTTGAAGCATCACGTATTAAAGCAATTCGCGAAATGATCGTTGCTAAAAACTTAGTAGAAAGACAAGCTGCACTTGCTAAGTTATTACCTATGCAAAGAGAAGACTTCGTTAAGCTCTATAAGGAAATGGAAGGGTATGCCGTAACTGTTAGATACTTAGACCCACCTCTACATGAATTCGTTCCTCATACAGATGAAGAAATCCAAGAATTAGCTAAAGAAATGAAACTTTCTTTCGAAGATCTTAAGAGAACTATCGAAGACTTACACGAAACTAACCCAATGTTAGGTCACCGTGGTGTTAGACTTTCAGTAACTTATCCAGAAATTGCAGAAATGCAAACTAGAGCCGTTATCGAAGCCGCTATCCAAGTAACTAAAGAAGGGTTAACTGTTGTACCTGAAATCATGATTCCATTAGTTGGTGAAGTAAGAGAATTCAACTTCGTTAAGAAGATTGTAGTTCAAACTGCTGACAAACTAATCAAAGAATCTGGATTAGACATCAAGTACTTAGTAGGTACAATGATCGAAATCCCAAGAGCTGCAATCTTAGCTGATGAAATCGCTAAAGAAGCTGAATTCTTCTCATTCGGTACTAACGACTTAACACAAATGACATTCGGCTTCAGCCGTGATGATGCTGGTAAGTTCTTACCTGACTACTATAAGACTAAGATTTACGAATCAGATCCATTTGCTCACATCGACCAAAAGGGTGTTGGTAAACTTATGAAGATGGGCGTTGACTTAGGTAACCAAACTCGTCCAAACATCAAGACTGGTATTTGTGGAGAACATGGTGGAGATCCTCAATCCGTTGAATTCTGTCATGCAATCGGTCTAGATTATGTTTCATGTTCACCATTTAGAGTGCCAATCGCACGTCTAGCTGCTGCACATGCTCAAATCAAAAACCCACGTAAAAAGTAA
- a CDS encoding DUF2177 family protein, which yields MGTFLKLYGIAFTVFLVVDLIWLSLIARKLYQNQIGFLLKNDVNWAAAIIFYVLFIAGLVVFVIQPSLDADSLGKVMLLGLFFGLVTYATYDLTNLATMKDWPLSITIIDLAWGSFLGFSTSTITYLIYNLIK from the coding sequence ATGGGAACATTTTTGAAGCTTTATGGAATTGCATTTACGGTATTTCTAGTTGTTGATTTGATTTGGTTAAGTTTAATTGCTAGGAAGCTCTATCAAAACCAAATTGGATTTTTACTTAAAAACGATGTTAACTGGGCTGCTGCGATCATCTTCTACGTACTCTTCATAGCAGGACTTGTCGTATTTGTTATCCAGCCAAGTTTAGATGCGGATTCATTAGGTAAAGTTATGTTGTTAGGACTATTCTTTGGTTTAGTCACTTATGCTACTTATGACTTAACTAATCTGGCTACAATGAAAGACTGGCCTTTAAGCATCACAATCATTGATTTGGCTTGGGGTTCATTTCTAGGATTTTCCACTTCCACGATAACCTATTTAATCTATAATCTAATCAAATAG
- the dnaX gene encoding DNA polymerase III subunit gamma/tau produces the protein MSYQALYRTYRPRNFSEVAGQEVIVKTLQNALLHDKIAHAYLFSGPRGTGKTSIAKILAKAVNCEHAPVKDACGECATCSAIQSGVISDVVEIDAASNNGVDEIRDLREKVKYLPSMAKYKVYIIDEVHMLSTGAFNALLKTLEEPPKHVIFILATTEPNKIPATILSRCQRFDFRGISPKDIEKKLHAIKELEQVKITDQAITEIARYAEGGLRDALSLLDQAISFSDDLVTEEDVYAVSGSVSKTNLMRLLDFIYKKETTEAFALLNEMIEDGKEVSKIVSDLISTLRDLLIEKNVVFDSERPTKYLEELSKQYSNDRIYFYLDVLNGTQNDIKWSNQKRAYLELAIVKMIDHKQIDRIDYHDSIEVLNKRISGLEFELSKIKSNPPQIIKSKDKEVSTDSQVLEKETSREQKPLVSVTDIERILNNGDVEKKNLMLKGWDRLPQIKDPRLETTAMLLHEAKLVAATNREILLVYPNKINCRLMLKQQTKKLVFDILNAKSKLIDDFVCIDEASWNILFDSFIKQWKSGNKKPTLPKLDLELYQEDEDTWQPGSVALAIDFFGKDKVMIKE, from the coding sequence ATGTCCTATCAAGCTTTATACAGAACTTATAGACCAAGAAACTTTTCAGAAGTAGCAGGTCAAGAAGTCATTGTTAAAACCCTACAAAATGCATTATTACACGATAAAATTGCACATGCCTATTTATTCAGTGGTCCAAGAGGAACAGGGAAGACTAGTATCGCAAAGATACTTGCTAAAGCAGTTAACTGTGAACACGCACCAGTCAAGGATGCTTGTGGCGAATGTGCTACTTGTTCAGCCATTCAATCAGGCGTTATCTCTGACGTAGTTGAAATCGATGCTGCATCAAATAATGGTGTGGATGAAATTAGAGATTTAAGAGAAAAAGTCAAATACCTTCCATCGATGGCAAAGTATAAAGTCTATATCATCGATGAAGTTCATATGTTATCAACTGGGGCTTTCAACGCCTTATTAAAGACGCTAGAAGAACCACCTAAACACGTTATTTTTATTCTCGCAACCACAGAACCCAATAAGATTCCTGCGACCATCTTATCAAGATGTCAACGTTTTGATTTTAGAGGGATTTCTCCAAAAGACATCGAAAAAAAATTACATGCAATTAAGGAATTAGAACAAGTCAAAATTACAGACCAAGCGATTACTGAAATCGCCAGATATGCCGAGGGTGGACTTAGAGATGCCCTTAGCCTATTAGACCAAGCCATCTCATTTTCAGATGATTTAGTCACCGAAGAAGACGTATATGCGGTCAGCGGTTCAGTATCCAAAACAAACCTGATGAGATTGCTTGATTTCATATACAAAAAAGAGACAACCGAAGCATTCGCGTTACTAAACGAAATGATTGAAGATGGAAAAGAAGTCTCAAAAATTGTTTCGGATTTAATCTCAACTTTAAGAGACTTACTCATCGAAAAGAATGTCGTCTTTGATTCAGAAAGACCAACCAAATACTTAGAAGAATTATCAAAACAATATTCAAACGACCGAATTTATTTCTATCTAGATGTATTAAACGGAACGCAAAACGATATTAAGTGGAGTAATCAAAAACGCGCTTATTTGGAGCTTGCGATTGTTAAGATGATTGACCATAAGCAAATAGATCGTATCGATTATCATGATAGCATTGAAGTTCTTAACAAACGAATTAGTGGTCTTGAATTTGAACTGTCTAAGATCAAATCTAATCCACCTCAAATCATAAAATCAAAAGATAAAGAAGTTTCAACCGATAGTCAAGTTCTTGAAAAAGAAACTTCAAGGGAACAAAAGCCGCTTGTATCCGTTACAGACATTGAACGCATTTTAAATAACGGAGATGTTGAAAAGAAGAACTTGATGTTGAAAGGCTGGGATCGATTGCCACAAATCAAAGATCCACGCTTAGAGACAACTGCGATGTTACTTCATGAAGCTAAATTGGTTGCAGCAACCAACAGAGAGATTCTGTTAGTTTATCCAAACAAAATTAACTGCAGATTGATGTTAAAACAACAAACGAAGAAACTTGTGTTTGATATATTAAATGCGAAATCAAAGTTAATTGATGATTTTGTGTGTATAGATGAAGCCTCATGGAATATCTTGTTTGATTCGTTTATTAAACAATGGAAATCTGGTAATAAGAAACCTACCTTACCAAAACTTGATTTAGAATTATACCAAGAAGACGAAGACACCTGGCAACCAGGATCGGTTGCACTAGCCATTGATTTCTTTGGCAAAGATAAAGTTATGATAAAGGAGTAA
- a CDS encoding DHH family phosphoesterase: MNYQSVLTKIINYKTIIIHRHSKPDFDAIGSQVGLKEIILENFPNKNVYVVGDSNRFDKDKDMQEIEDSVYENALVFIVDVAVKQMVSDDRYKLAKEVIVIDHHKNECDIEEATLVISDSSFSACAELITDLALELNLKINERAASFLYAGIVTDTGRFQWMHEPERVFLVASILTSLGAKTTELYDFLYVETLENKKQKTFFQNRFVYEDGVAYLKNDQDVFELFNIDVFSVSRGMVNLAAGIEEIKIWLNFTFDKERNIIIGEFRSREIKIVDIAKKYGGGGHEQACGASLKSWEEVDEVIKDYKALLKENK; this comes from the coding sequence ATGAATTATCAATCCGTTTTAACGAAGATAATCAACTACAAAACCATCATTATTCACAGACACTCAAAACCAGACTTCGATGCCATTGGCTCTCAAGTCGGATTAAAGGAAATCATTCTTGAAAATTTCCCCAATAAAAATGTCTATGTAGTAGGAGATTCTAATCGTTTTGATAAAGATAAGGACATGCAAGAAATTGAAGATTCAGTTTACGAAAATGCCTTAGTCTTTATCGTAGATGTCGCAGTAAAACAAATGGTTTCAGATGATAGATATAAGCTTGCCAAAGAAGTAATCGTTATTGACCATCATAAAAATGAATGTGACATAGAAGAAGCTACACTGGTTATTAGTGATTCAAGCTTCTCAGCCTGTGCTGAATTAATCACAGATTTAGCATTAGAATTGAACTTAAAGATTAACGAAAGAGCCGCATCGTTTTTATATGCTGGAATTGTAACAGACACTGGAAGATTTCAGTGGATGCATGAACCAGAAAGAGTGTTTCTAGTGGCTTCTATCCTAACAAGTTTAGGTGCAAAAACTACAGAACTTTACGATTTCTTATACGTAGAAACACTTGAAAATAAGAAGCAAAAGACATTCTTTCAAAATAGATTTGTTTATGAAGATGGCGTTGCTTATCTAAAGAACGATCAGGATGTATTTGAACTATTTAACATCGATGTCTTCTCAGTATCTAGAGGTATGGTTAATTTAGCTGCTGGAATTGAAGAAATCAAAATATGGTTGAACTTCACTTTTGATAAAGAACGTAATATCATCATTGGGGAATTTAGATCAAGAGAAATCAAAATTGTAGATATCGCTAAGAAGTATGGCGGTGGGGGACATGAACAAGCCTGCGGAGCAAGCTTGAAATCATGGGAAGAAGTAGATGAAGTCATCAAAGACTATAAGGCATTATTAAAGGAGAATAAGTAA
- the mnmE gene encoding tRNA uridine-5-carboxymethylaminomethyl(34) synthesis GTPase MnmE, translating into MILDTIAAIATPFGTAGIAVIRVSGSDAIEKVNLIFKGRNLNKVKSHTVVYGHIIDQSSKVIDEVLVTILKGPKTFTAEDTVEISCHGGILVTQKVLERVLETGIKLAEPGEFSKRAFVNGRIDLTQAEAIMDLIHAKNENAMKLALSGLSGNIKKGIEATRETVLNLVAKIEVNIDYPEYDDAQVMGNEVIKPEVIKIKDQLHTLLEDADKGKIIREGVRTAIVGKPNVGKSSLLNALLNEERAIVTDIEGTTRDTIEAYINIGGITLILVDTAGIRETKDVVEKIGVDRSKKAIESAELVILVLDQSRKLSKEDELLLEQTKNKKRIIVGNKNDLERVLDLEGIHLLRLSTLTKEGLKDLEKEIIHVLGMSDIKDKDFNILSNVRHIAKIKDTIEALQAVIDGIELDMPIDIVEIDLKKAWQYLGEITGDYHPEDLISELFSKFCLGK; encoded by the coding sequence ATGATACTAGATACAATCGCTGCGATTGCGACCCCATTTGGGACAGCAGGAATCGCTGTTATAAGAGTAAGTGGCAGTGATGCCATCGAGAAAGTAAACCTTATTTTCAAAGGTAGAAACCTTAACAAAGTTAAAAGCCACACAGTGGTTTATGGACATATTATTGATCAGTCATCTAAAGTAATTGATGAAGTTTTAGTGACAATCTTAAAAGGACCTAAAACATTTACAGCTGAAGATACTGTAGAAATCTCCTGTCACGGTGGAATTCTAGTGACACAAAAAGTTTTAGAAAGAGTACTAGAAACCGGGATTAAACTTGCAGAACCTGGCGAGTTTTCTAAGCGTGCTTTTGTTAATGGAAGAATTGATTTAACTCAAGCAGAAGCCATTATGGATTTGATTCATGCTAAGAACGAAAATGCGATGAAACTGGCATTATCCGGTCTTAGTGGTAACATAAAAAAAGGCATTGAAGCCACTAGAGAAACGGTGCTAAACTTAGTTGCAAAAATCGAGGTTAATATCGATTATCCAGAATATGATGATGCACAGGTGATGGGCAATGAAGTCATCAAACCTGAAGTCATAAAAATTAAAGATCAACTACATACGCTACTAGAAGATGCAGACAAAGGTAAGATTATCCGTGAAGGTGTAAGAACTGCCATTGTTGGTAAACCTAACGTCGGAAAGAGCAGTTTACTTAATGCGTTATTAAACGAGGAACGAGCCATCGTTACAGACATCGAAGGGACAACCAGAGATACGATTGAAGCTTACATCAATATAGGTGGGATCACCTTAATTCTAGTGGATACAGCCGGCATTAGAGAAACCAAAGATGTGGTTGAAAAAATCGGTGTAGACCGTTCAAAAAAAGCCATTGAATCTGCGGAACTGGTGATCTTGGTTTTGGATCAAAGTAGAAAATTATCTAAAGAAGATGAACTGTTGCTTGAACAGACCAAAAACAAGAAGAGAATTATCGTTGGCAATAAAAATGACTTAGAGCGAGTACTGGATTTAGAAGGTATTCACCTATTAAGGTTATCAACCTTGACCAAAGAAGGTTTGAAGGATTTAGAAAAAGAAATCATCCATGTGCTAGGAATGAGCGACATTAAAGACAAGGATTTCAATATCCTATCAAATGTAAGACATATAGCCAAAATCAAAGACACCATCGAAGCTTTACAAGCTGTCATTGATGGCATAGAACTGGATATGCCAATCGATATTGTCGAGATAGATTTAAAGAAGGCTTGGCAATATCTAGGAGAGATTACTGGAGATTATCATCCTGAAGATTTAATCAGTGAACTATTCTCTAAATTTTGTTTAGGAAAGTAA
- a CDS encoding deoxyribodipyrimidine photo-lyase, giving the protein MNKLRIKMIQEGTSNRNGKYVIYYMQQSQRIHYNHALKYAIDTANQKGLPVMIIFALQAYPEANIRSYTFMLEGLKDVYRWAGKLNLNMIIKVGKPREVIEPYLSNAYTLVMEKGYLKPQEAMRRELLLKAKDYSLDIIEIDTDLIVPVEVASNKVEYGAYTIRPKLNKLYDDFNDFDKLPDIKNKTNLNLSSDVDIFDINQTLNTLKIEDTLSASPLYKGGYIEAQKKLFDFINSKINHYEESSDPSTDYTSLMSMYLHFGQISSLEILNQLELALSQNRIKEEAFLAFKEQLFIRRELAFNYVFYNPRYDDFYGMTEPWAYETIDAHKKDDRPYLYEERDYLNYQTHDPYFNAAMKEMVETGYMHNYMRMYWAKKIIEWSKTHEEAYKTILKLNNRYFIDGRDPNSYAGVAWCFGKHDRAWTERPIFGKLRYMNDKGLERKFDMQGYINKVTYR; this is encoded by the coding sequence ATGAATAAGTTAAGAATTAAGATGATTCAAGAAGGAACCAGCAATAGAAATGGCAAATATGTCATCTATTATATGCAACAATCTCAACGAATTCATTACAATCATGCCTTGAAATATGCCATTGATACCGCCAATCAAAAAGGCTTACCAGTGATGATCATTTTTGCCCTTCAAGCATACCCTGAAGCAAACATAAGATCATATACTTTTATGCTTGAAGGACTAAAAGATGTCTATAGATGGGCAGGTAAACTCAATTTGAATATGATAATCAAGGTTGGAAAACCTAGAGAAGTTATTGAACCATATTTAAGTAATGCATACACGCTTGTTATGGAAAAAGGTTATTTAAAACCTCAAGAAGCTATGAGAAGAGAACTTCTATTAAAAGCTAAAGATTATAGTCTAGATATTATTGAGATTGATACAGACTTGATTGTACCGGTTGAGGTTGCATCCAACAAGGTAGAATATGGGGCTTATACAATAAGGCCCAAACTTAATAAGTTGTATGATGATTTCAATGATTTTGACAAGTTACCGGATATCAAGAATAAAACGAATCTGAATCTATCATCTGATGTAGACATTTTTGATATCAATCAAACACTGAACACACTAAAGATTGAAGATACCCTATCTGCGAGTCCACTTTATAAAGGTGGCTATATTGAAGCCCAAAAGAAACTTTTTGATTTCATTAATTCAAAGATCAATCACTATGAGGAATCAAGTGACCCTTCAACAGACTACACCTCTTTAATGTCAATGTACTTACATTTTGGACAAATCAGCAGTTTAGAAATTCTTAATCAATTAGAACTAGCACTCAGTCAAAATAGAATCAAAGAAGAAGCGTTTCTAGCATTTAAAGAACAACTATTCATTAGAAGAGAACTTGCCTTCAATTATGTATTTTATAATCCAAGATATGATGATTTTTATGGAATGACAGAACCCTGGGCATATGAAACAATCGATGCACATAAAAAGGACGATAGACCTTATCTTTATGAAGAGAGAGACTATTTAAATTACCAAACACATGATCCGTATTTCAATGCTGCGATGAAAGAAATGGTTGAAACAGGCTACATGCATAATTATATGAGAATGTACTGGGCTAAGAAAATCATTGAATGGTCAAAAACACACGAAGAAGCTTATAAAACCATTCTAAAACTTAATAATAGATACTTCATTGATGGTAGAGACCCAAATAGTTATGCTGGTGTCGCCTGGTGTTTTGGAAAACACGATAGAGCTTGGACTGAAAGACCTATTTTTGGGAAACTAAGGTATATGAATGACAAAGGGTTAGAAAGAAAATTTGACATGCAAGGATACATTAATAAAGTGACTTACAGATAA